The Streptomyces rimosus genomic interval GACCGAATTGCAATGACGGAATCGATCATTGCACTTGCACAACACATGAGCCTCTTGACTGGACAACGATATTGCGCAACTAGAAGGATTGCGGCTCAGTGCCGCAGGCATCATCGGGGGGCGGACCACTGATCCCAGGGTTTCCTCCGAGCACGCCCTGCCGTCCCCCACTGAACAACAACGGAGGAAACCAGCCAATGAGCTTTGGCGACCCGAACAATCCCTACGGCCAGCCGCAGGGGCAGCCCGGACCGTACGGCCAGCCCCCGCAGGCCCCGTACGGCCAGCAGCCGCCGGCACCCCCGCAGGGCCAGCCGGGGTACGGCTACCCGCAGCAGGCACAGCCCCAGCCGGGCTACGGCTACCCCCAGCAGGCCCCGCCGCAGCAGGCCCCCTACGGCCAGCCCCCGCAGGTGCCCCAGCAGCAGGCATACGGCTACCCGCAGCAGGCGGCCTACGGCCAGGGCGGAATGCCGGGTATGGGCATGCCGCAGGGGTATGCGAGCTGGGGGGCGCGGGTGGGTGCCTCTCTGCTCGACGGGCTGATCATGGGCGTGGTCCCGACCATCCTGTACATCATCGCCATCATCGTGACCGCCAGCTCCACCGTCTCCCGGCCGGACACGTCCTACTGCGGCACC includes:
- a CDS encoding RDD family protein; this translates as MSFGDPNNPYGQPQGQPGPYGQPPQAPYGQQPPAPPQGQPGYGYPQQAQPQPGYGYPQQAPPQQAPYGQPPQVPQQQAYGYPQQAAYGQGGMPGMGMPQGYASWGARVGASLLDGLIMGVVPTILYIIAIIVTASSTVSRPDTSYCGTDFQCIQDAYDKVSGPPAFAVILIVLAVLVTIAGAIFLIAKEGSTGQTPGKKALKIRVVREATGQPLGFGMAFVRKLCHAVDGPLCGLGYWWPLWDEKSQTFADKIVGSVVVRSQ